One window of the Paenibacillus beijingensis genome contains the following:
- a CDS encoding Gfo/Idh/MocA family protein: MIRIGLLSFWHVHAKDYAEEALKHPDTEIAAVWDEDPERGRREAERRGVPYYAELEELFASDRIDAVIVTTSTSVHHEVMIKAARAGKHIFTEKVVAATAHEAGEIIAAADEANVALTVSLPRLYEGYTRTIQSMLEKGLLGDLTLVRVRLSHNGATAGWLPEHFFNPAESGGGAMIDLGCHPMYLTRLFLGKPARVQAAYGYVTGREAEDNAVAVLQYDNGAIGIVEAGFVNAHSPFSIEVHGKDGTLLFSTHDNQLMFRSSRQTGTGQPEWSVIDKLPNVPGAFQIWVTHIKEGTRADENIRLAADLTSLMEASNRSAKEGRTVALSELQP, from the coding sequence ATGATCCGAATCGGGTTACTCAGCTTCTGGCATGTCCATGCGAAAGATTACGCCGAGGAAGCGTTGAAACACCCGGATACCGAAATTGCCGCCGTCTGGGACGAGGATCCTGAGCGCGGGCGCCGTGAAGCGGAAAGACGCGGCGTTCCTTATTATGCCGAGCTTGAAGAGCTATTTGCAAGCGATCGCATCGATGCGGTAATTGTAACGACCTCGACAAGCGTCCATCACGAGGTGATGATCAAAGCGGCAAGGGCAGGCAAGCATATTTTTACCGAAAAGGTAGTCGCGGCTACCGCGCATGAAGCCGGCGAAATTATCGCGGCTGCAGACGAAGCGAATGTGGCGCTGACCGTGTCGCTGCCCCGCCTGTATGAAGGCTACACCCGGACGATTCAATCGATGCTGGAAAAAGGGCTGCTTGGCGATTTGACGCTTGTCCGCGTCCGCCTGTCGCACAATGGAGCAACGGCCGGCTGGCTGCCGGAGCACTTTTTCAACCCGGCTGAAAGCGGGGGAGGAGCGATGATCGATCTCGGCTGCCATCCGATGTATTTGACGCGATTGTTTCTCGGTAAGCCGGCCCGCGTCCAAGCAGCCTACGGGTATGTTACCGGACGAGAAGCGGAAGACAATGCGGTGGCCGTGCTGCAGTATGACAACGGCGCGATCGGAATTGTGGAGGCCGGTTTCGTTAACGCGCATTCACCTTTTTCGATTGAAGTTCACGGGAAAGACGGCACTCTTTTGTTCAGCACGCACGACAACCAACTGATGTTCAGAAGCTCAAGGCAAACCGGCACGGGTCAACCGGAATGGAGCGTGATCGACAAGCTCCCGAACGTTCCCGGCGCGTTTCAGATTTGGGTGACTCATATTAAGGAAGGGACCCGGGCCGACGAAAATATTCGTCTCGCCGCTGATCTCACATCGTTGATGGAAGCGTCCAATCGGTCCGCGAAAGAAGGACGAACCGTTGCGTTGTCCGAATTGCAGCCGTAA
- a CDS encoding LacI family DNA-binding transcriptional regulator codes for MNPTIRDVAKRANVSVATVSRILNNLTGYSDKTKQKVLQTIEEMGYQPNAIARSLNNKRTQTIGVLFPLVSSEFSSEILYGIENYAHDNNYSVLVCNTEIDGTRTLKYLQLLREKQIDGVIFASETLKDEYYSALQSAQIPVVLVASQSERPDVPYVKVDDKQAAYDATRYLIERGHRDIAMISGTKGDPIAGTTRFEGYLLALHDHGIEYDDELVRYGDFLYESGCEAMKSLLQIKRPLTAVFAASDEMAIGAITEASRHGMRVPDDISIIGYDNLRLSSMLIPALTTVHQPLNEMGRIAAEKLITMVETGEAVPSSIVPHAIMERQTVKNVI; via the coding sequence ATGAACCCCACGATAAGAGATGTTGCAAAAAGAGCCAATGTTTCCGTTGCTACCGTTTCCCGGATCCTGAATAATTTAACGGGCTATTCGGACAAGACGAAACAGAAGGTGCTGCAGACGATTGAAGAAATGGGCTATCAGCCGAATGCCATTGCGCGCAGCTTGAACAATAAGCGCACGCAGACAATCGGCGTCCTGTTTCCGCTCGTTTCCAGCGAGTTTTCTTCGGAAATTTTGTATGGGATCGAGAATTACGCTCATGACAACAATTACAGCGTATTGGTGTGCAATACCGAGATTGACGGTACCCGGACCCTGAAATATTTGCAGCTGCTCCGGGAGAAACAAATTGACGGCGTCATTTTTGCAAGTGAGACGTTGAAAGATGAATATTACAGCGCACTGCAATCGGCACAAATTCCGGTCGTGCTTGTCGCTTCACAATCGGAGCGGCCCGATGTCCCGTATGTGAAAGTCGATGACAAGCAGGCCGCCTACGATGCGACCCGATATTTGATCGAGCGGGGGCATCGGGATATCGCCATGATCAGCGGAACGAAAGGAGATCCGATCGCAGGGACGACCCGCTTCGAAGGTTATCTTCTCGCGCTGCACGATCATGGTATCGAATATGACGATGAGCTGGTACGGTACGGCGATTTTCTTTATGAGAGCGGTTGCGAAGCGATGAAATCACTGCTGCAGATCAAACGGCCGCTAACAGCCGTATTTGCCGCCAGTGATGAAATGGCGATCGGAGCAATCACGGAGGCGAGCCGGCACGGGATGCGGGTGCCGGATGACATTTCTATTATCGGGTACGACAACTTGAGGCTTTCCAGCATGTTGATTCCGGCATTGACGACGGTTCATCAGCCGCTCAATGAAATGGGCCGAATCGCTGCCGAGAAGCTCATTACGATGGTTGAAACCGGAGAAGCCGTACCAAGCAGCATTGTGCCGCATGCAATTATGGAAAGACAAACGGTAAAGAATGTCATTTAA
- a CDS encoding glycoside hydrolase family 13 protein, with translation MNKIWWKESVVYQIYPRSFMDSNGDGIGDIQGIISKLDYLKELGVDVIWLCPVYESPNDDNGYDISNYQTIMDDFGTLADWEALLDGLHGRGMKLIMDLVVNHSSDEHAWFAEAKTSKDNRYRDYYIWRPGQGGREPNDWGSFFSGSAWQYEEQTDEYYLHLFSKKQPDLNWENQDLRQEIYKMMTWWLDKGIDGFRMDVINLISKDQELPSVGDGSSGSYHFGGQYFMNGPRVHEYLQEMNREVLSKYDIMTVGEAIGVTPEDAALYVGEDRNELNMVFHFELMDVDSGPGGKWDVKPWNLADFKRIISKWQTGLHGKGWNSLYLNNHDQPRMLSRFGNDSTYHKQSAKMLGTLLHTLQGTPYIYQGEELGMTNVQFNSILEYKDIETLNMYNEYIAAGHDEQVIMKSIYSKGRDNGRTPMQWNDGPHAGFTTGSPWIAVNPNYTTINAEQALNDPDSIFHYYKKLIRLRKEHNVTVYADYRPLMEDDHHVFAYVRTLGNEQLLVVLNFFETPADFTLEESVQYETKQLLISNYEVADDDDIRQIALRPYEARVYKLHGIH, from the coding sequence ATGAACAAAATATGGTGGAAGGAAAGCGTCGTCTATCAAATCTATCCCCGCAGCTTCATGGACAGCAACGGGGACGGAATCGGCGATATTCAAGGCATCATTTCAAAGCTTGATTACTTAAAAGAGTTGGGAGTCGACGTCATTTGGCTGTGCCCGGTTTATGAGTCGCCTAATGATGATAACGGTTACGATATCAGCAACTACCAAACGATTATGGACGATTTCGGAACGCTTGCCGATTGGGAAGCTCTGCTTGACGGGCTGCACGGACGCGGAATGAAATTGATTATGGATCTTGTCGTGAATCACAGCTCCGATGAGCACGCCTGGTTTGCCGAAGCGAAAACGTCCAAGGATAACCGTTATCGCGATTATTATATTTGGCGTCCGGGACAAGGCGGCCGGGAGCCGAACGACTGGGGCTCCTTCTTCAGCGGCTCCGCCTGGCAGTATGAAGAACAAACGGACGAATACTACCTGCATCTGTTCTCCAAAAAACAGCCCGATCTGAACTGGGAAAATCAGGATCTTCGCCAGGAAATATATAAGATGATGACATGGTGGCTCGATAAAGGCATCGACGGCTTCCGGATGGATGTCATTAACCTGATATCGAAAGATCAAGAGCTTCCGAGTGTCGGCGACGGCAGCTCCGGTTCCTACCACTTCGGAGGACAATATTTCATGAACGGCCCCCGCGTCCACGAGTATCTTCAAGAAATGAACCGGGAAGTGCTGTCCAAGTACGATATCATGACAGTTGGCGAAGCGATCGGCGTGACACCCGAAGATGCGGCATTGTACGTAGGTGAGGACCGCAATGAATTGAACATGGTGTTTCATTTCGAACTGATGGATGTCGACTCCGGTCCGGGCGGCAAATGGGACGTAAAGCCGTGGAACCTGGCCGACTTTAAACGGATCATCTCGAAATGGCAAACCGGGCTGCACGGCAAAGGCTGGAACAGCTTATATCTCAACAACCACGATCAGCCGCGCATGCTGTCCCGATTTGGAAACGATTCCACGTACCATAAGCAGTCGGCTAAAATGCTGGGGACGCTGCTTCATACGCTGCAGGGAACGCCATATATTTACCAGGGCGAAGAACTCGGCATGACGAACGTTCAATTCAATTCGATTCTGGAGTACAAAGATATTGAAACGCTGAATATGTACAACGAATATATCGCTGCCGGACATGACGAACAAGTGATCATGAAATCAATCTACAGCAAGGGCCGGGATAACGGGCGCACGCCGATGCAGTGGAATGACGGGCCGCATGCCGGCTTTACGACCGGAAGCCCCTGGATCGCCGTCAATCCGAACTATACGACGATTAATGCCGAGCAGGCGCTGAACGATCCGGATTCCATTTTTCATTATTACAAAAAATTGATCCGTCTTCGGAAGGAACATAACGTAACCGTTTACGCTGATTATCGCCCGCTTATGGAGGACGACCATCACGTCTTTGCTTACGTGCGGACGCTCGGAAATGAGCAGCTGCTTGTCGTTCTCAACTTTTTTGAAACGCCGGCAGATTTTACGCTGGAAGAGTCCGTCCAATATGAAACGAAACAGTTATTAATCAGCAATTATGAAGTGGCAGACGACGATGACATACGTCAAATTGCACTCCGGCCGTATGAAGCCCGAGTATATAAATTGCATGGGATTCACTGA
- a CDS encoding VOC family protein has product MSVDVYLNFNGNCREAVEYYAQVFEAGEPKMMTFGEAPPHPEFPLPEEAKGLIMHTRLTISGSNVMFSDVFPGMPFTAGNNISLSIVTDNKDEIESAFNKLADGGTVGMELQETFWSPLYGSVTDKFGIIWQFNLGTGEW; this is encoded by the coding sequence ATGTCGGTTGATGTTTATCTTAATTTTAATGGGAACTGTCGCGAAGCGGTGGAGTATTACGCGCAAGTGTTTGAAGCCGGGGAACCGAAAATGATGACCTTTGGTGAAGCGCCGCCGCATCCGGAGTTTCCGCTCCCGGAAGAAGCAAAGGGTTTAATTATGCACACGCGTCTTACCATTAGCGGCAGCAATGTGATGTTTTCGGATGTTTTTCCCGGCATGCCTTTCACAGCAGGAAACAACATCAGCCTTTCGATCGTAACCGACAACAAGGACGAAATTGAATCCGCCTTTAATAAACTCGCTGACGGCGGCACGGTAGGCATGGAGCTGCAAGAAACGTTCTGGAGCCCGTTATACGGCAGTGTGACCGATAAATTCGGCATCATTTGGCAGTTTAATCTCGGCACCGGGGAATGGTAA
- a CDS encoding nucleoside hydrolase — MSRLIIDTDIGSDIDDAMAIALAMKSPELILEGVTTVYGDADLRARMVAKMLQLGKREEVKVYAGLDRPLLGNRDIWMAGHEGEGLLEEGEELPYEDRHAVDFIIETVMSNPGEITLVPIGPLTNIAACLIREPRVAQYVKEIILMGGVTRLGPGGADMRVVEHNIVCDPEAASVVFRSGAPIVMVGLDVTLQVVITDEERRQLQATGDPLNAALARQMERWFAFVKEKHTFMHDPLTVSLLLDRSLVKTKKMKVTVEYDHRPQTGQTLAVSAEDGNVDVCLEVESGRFLDLLMNRLTGK; from the coding sequence ATGAGCCGTTTAATTATCGATACCGATATCGGCAGCGATATCGATGACGCCATGGCGATTGCACTGGCGATGAAATCCCCCGAGCTGATTCTGGAAGGCGTCACGACCGTTTACGGCGATGCCGATCTGCGCGCTCGGATGGTGGCGAAGATGCTGCAGCTCGGAAAGCGGGAAGAAGTGAAGGTTTACGCGGGGCTGGATCGGCCGTTGCTCGGCAACCGGGACATTTGGATGGCCGGACACGAGGGGGAAGGGCTGCTTGAAGAAGGCGAAGAGCTGCCGTATGAAGACCGTCACGCCGTCGATTTCATCATTGAAACGGTAATGTCCAATCCAGGCGAGATTACGCTCGTTCCGATCGGCCCGCTCACGAACATTGCCGCCTGTCTTATTCGCGAGCCGCGGGTGGCGCAATATGTAAAAGAAATCATTTTGATGGGCGGCGTTACGAGACTGGGCCCGGGCGGGGCCGACATGAGGGTCGTGGAACACAACATTGTGTGTGATCCGGAAGCGGCATCTGTCGTATTCCGGAGCGGCGCGCCGATTGTCATGGTCGGACTCGACGTTACGCTGCAGGTCGTCATTACCGATGAGGAACGCAGACAGCTGCAGGCGACGGGTGATCCGCTGAACGCCGCTTTGGCGCGGCAGATGGAGCGCTGGTTCGCATTTGTTAAAGAGAAACATACGTTTATGCATGATCCGCTTACCGTCTCTCTGCTTCTCGACCGCTCACTCGTGAAGACGAAAAAAATGAAGGTTACGGTCGAATACGACCATCGTCCGCAAACGGGTCAGACATTGGCGGTAAGTGCCGAGGACGGCAACGTGGACGTTTGTCTGGAAGTGGAAAGCGGGCGGTTTCTGGACTTGCTGATGAACCGGTTGACGGGAAAATAA
- a CDS encoding response regulator transcription factor → MYKVFLAEDEWMVREGIKQTIPWEELGCRVIGEASDGLSALEGVMTEEPDILLTDIRMPALDGIQLAERVSAEKPGIRFLFLTGFDDFSYAQKAVRLGASDFLLKPVDPDELIRVIRTVTRALDEERRHTEAVERLEGLVRSDRPLVLEKLLADVMLGRAVEGEEDRLARVVTACNPTFGSYRLALLHNGTEGGDINAALIAGTYPEIEAVTSLPVVRLYDNTAALLLDLKGGRDKLALALECLRERLLAAAGCDCYIRIGKPEQTLARLGAAFGDTLQLLYPAPFQSKDPVVWLEDAAPADAVFSEGGEDELKEMIERVKWGTEDSITGELQRWHDRINLRYKGSPFEAGRRFYRLNVLLYLSLAGEGELQQIVRETEAERALWQSGDSLQSWMKRWGEVLAEWNRRLGERSQPGRPSGIEEAARYIDEHYAVITLQSIAERYHMSESYFSRLFKREAGISFVEYLTNVRMQRAKELLANPKLKMYEVGNQVGYQDARYFSQIFRKCTGETPSDFRKRMGIPTALL, encoded by the coding sequence ATGTATAAAGTATTTTTGGCCGAAGACGAATGGATGGTGCGCGAAGGCATCAAACAGACGATTCCGTGGGAAGAGCTCGGGTGCCGGGTAATCGGGGAAGCGTCGGACGGGCTGTCCGCGCTGGAGGGAGTCATGACCGAGGAACCCGATATTTTGTTGACGGATATCCGGATGCCGGCTCTGGACGGCATTCAGCTGGCCGAGCGGGTCAGCGCAGAGAAACCGGGCATCCGTTTTTTGTTTCTGACGGGATTCGATGACTTCTCTTATGCGCAAAAAGCGGTCAGGCTCGGCGCATCCGACTTTCTGCTGAAGCCGGTCGATCCGGATGAGCTGATTCGGGTGATCCGGACCGTTACCCGGGCGTTGGATGAGGAGAGACGTCACACCGAAGCGGTGGAGCGGCTGGAAGGACTCGTACGCTCGGATCGGCCGCTTGTGCTGGAGAAGCTGCTTGCCGACGTCATGCTCGGCCGGGCGGTTGAAGGCGAAGAAGATCGGCTCGCAAGAGTCGTCACGGCTTGCAATCCGACGTTCGGCAGCTACAGGCTGGCACTGCTGCATAACGGAACCGAAGGCGGAGACATCAACGCCGCGCTTATTGCCGGCACTTACCCGGAGATCGAGGCGGTTACCTCGCTGCCGGTCGTTCGCTTGTACGACAACACCGCTGCGCTGCTGCTTGACCTCAAGGGCGGGCGCGATAAGCTGGCACTGGCGCTGGAATGCTTGCGGGAAAGGCTGCTTGCCGCAGCCGGCTGCGACTGCTACATCAGAATAGGCAAGCCGGAGCAAACGTTAGCCCGGCTTGGCGCGGCGTTCGGCGACACGCTTCAGCTGCTGTATCCGGCGCCGTTTCAATCCAAAGACCCGGTCGTGTGGCTGGAGGACGCCGCTCCAGCGGATGCCGTCTTCAGCGAAGGCGGCGAGGATGAACTGAAGGAAATGATCGAACGGGTGAAATGGGGGACGGAGGATTCCATAACGGGAGAGCTGCAGCGCTGGCACGACCGGATAAATCTTCGTTATAAAGGCAGTCCGTTTGAAGCCGGAAGACGGTTTTACCGGCTCAACGTGCTTCTGTACTTATCGCTGGCGGGCGAAGGCGAGCTGCAGCAGATCGTCCGGGAAACCGAAGCGGAACGGGCGCTTTGGCAAAGCGGCGATTCGCTGCAAAGCTGGATGAAGCGGTGGGGCGAGGTGCTGGCCGAATGGAACAGGCGGCTTGGAGAGCGTTCGCAGCCGGGGCGGCCAAGCGGAATCGAAGAAGCCGCCCGTTATATCGACGAGCATTATGCGGTTATTACGCTTCAGAGCATTGCGGAGCGTTATCATATGAGCGAAAGCTATTTCAGCCGTTTGTTTAAACGGGAGGCGGGCATCAGCTTTGTCGAATACTTGACGAATGTGCGGATGCAGCGGGCGAAAGAGCTGCTGGCCAACCCGAAGCTGAAGATGTACGAAGTCGGCAATCAGGT
- a CDS encoding cache domain-containing sensor histidine kinase, which translates to MGKLASDLKRRALGINLRTKLVVLFLALAVVPISVLGTFSYDKASSVVQSQVCRTILESLSQVNNSLNYFVQDVEQLTMYAYRSDEIQSVLSKPGNRPVAEKYADKQKVNGLLDTFLGFKDWDINIYLIGSNGDRYFTGGLLPGGYDDYNPNWGLFRKMKLAGGNIVWDTRYSMKKTDDYGIVLSSGRMLKNIASDKPLGFVVVDIDESALADKYNKAELQPGSQMLLLDRNGYIISGPSKQHVGTKLAEPYTERLLEKNKGFFQVKQAGGSKAMVIFDTSETSGFKLVSIVPVSELTKASASIRNLTLLVVAAAILVSVLLAYLLSDNITSPLRKLKSLMKQVENGNLDVAFHSRYNDEVGQLGSGFNRMIHRLKELLLEISVKQRMLQQSEMKAIQAQFNPHFLYNALDSINWMARIHKLDPISKIVVALGELLRFSIRKDRSMIPIREDIGQIRNYLLILKMRYGDKFEAAIDIDPDLEPLYSPKLLLQPIVENAITHGLEPKAGKGHLSIDGRITGNRVVFEVADDGIGFAEALSPDTAGLKRLASSGSSHTGIGLENVRKRLEVHFKSEQRLDIRSVPGEGTVVRVEFPIMKSLEEIPDV; encoded by the coding sequence ATGGGGAAGCTTGCATCTGATCTGAAAAGAAGGGCACTCGGCATCAATCTGAGGACCAAGCTGGTCGTGCTGTTTTTGGCCCTCGCCGTCGTTCCGATCTCCGTCCTCGGCACGTTCTCCTACGACAAAGCGTCGAGCGTCGTTCAGTCCCAGGTATGCCGGACGATATTGGAAAGTTTGTCGCAGGTGAACAACAGCCTGAACTATTTTGTGCAGGATGTCGAGCAGCTGACGATGTACGCGTACCGGAGCGACGAAATTCAATCCGTTCTCTCGAAGCCGGGCAATCGTCCTGTCGCCGAGAAATATGCGGACAAGCAAAAGGTGAACGGTCTGCTGGACACCTTTCTCGGTTTCAAGGATTGGGACATTAACATTTATTTGATCGGCAGCAATGGCGACCGGTATTTTACCGGCGGTCTGCTGCCCGGCGGCTACGACGATTACAACCCGAACTGGGGGCTGTTCCGCAAGATGAAGCTCGCAGGAGGAAATATCGTCTGGGATACCCGCTACAGCATGAAGAAGACCGACGATTACGGCATCGTGCTCAGCAGCGGCCGCATGCTCAAAAACATCGCCAGCGATAAGCCGCTTGGGTTTGTGGTCGTCGATATCGACGAATCCGCGCTTGCCGACAAATATAACAAGGCCGAACTGCAGCCGGGCAGCCAAATGCTGCTGCTTGACCGCAACGGGTACATCATATCCGGCCCTTCGAAGCAGCATGTGGGGACAAAACTCGCGGAGCCGTATACCGAGCGGCTTCTGGAAAAGAACAAAGGCTTTTTCCAAGTGAAACAAGCCGGCGGCAGCAAGGCGATGGTCATCTTCGATACGTCGGAAACATCGGGCTTCAAGCTTGTCTCCATTGTCCCGGTGTCGGAGCTGACAAAGGCCAGCGCAAGCATCCGCAATTTGACCTTGCTTGTCGTTGCGGCGGCGATTCTCGTCTCGGTGCTGCTCGCTTACCTGTTGTCCGACAACATAACCAGTCCGCTGCGCAAGCTGAAGTCGCTCATGAAACAGGTCGAGAACGGGAATTTGGACGTCGCTTTCCACTCCAGATACAACGATGAGGTGGGGCAGCTTGGAAGCGGCTTTAACCGGATGATCCACCGGCTGAAGGAGCTGCTGCTTGAAATATCGGTCAAGCAGCGAATGCTGCAGCAATCCGAGATGAAGGCGATCCAGGCGCAGTTCAATCCGCATTTTTTGTACAATGCGCTCGATTCGATCAACTGGATGGCCCGGATCCATAAGCTGGATCCGATCAGTAAAATTGTCGTCGCACTGGGGGAACTGCTGCGCTTCAGCATCCGTAAGGACCGGAGCATGATTCCGATCCGCGAGGATATCGGGCAAATCCGCAATTATCTGCTCATCCTGAAAATGAGATACGGAGACAAGTTCGAGGCGGCGATCGATATCGATCCGGATCTGGAGCCGTTATATTCCCCGAAGCTGCTGCTGCAGCCGATCGTGGAAAATGCGATTACGCATGGGCTGGAGCCGAAAGCCGGCAAAGGTCATCTGTCGATCGATGGCCGAATAACCGGAAACCGGGTTGTCTTTGAGGTCGCAGACGACGGGATCGGTTTTGCCGAAGCCCTTTCACCCGATACCGCCGGTCTTAAGCGCCTTGCGTCCTCCGGTTCTTCTCATACCGGAATCGGACTTGAGAATGTGCGCAAACGGTTGGAGGTGCATTTCAAATCGGAGCAGCGCCTCGACATCCGCAGCGTGCCTGGCGAAGGCACGGTCGTGCGCGTTGAATTTCCCATCATGAAAAGCCTGGAGGAAATACCCGATGTATAA
- a CDS encoding cyclase family protein has product MTDITSVKDKRVQFDFEVDFSNGGGIQGQGFRLDIDGDDIPDRELADYIIRDLRLLMVEEVRILNKQIIQERHKRKATTASSTGQRPNLIDLSHTIVSGMETYPGFPKPQVSDYLSYEASEGRYAPGVTFHIGRVDMVANSGTAIDSPAHRFAGKADVAGLPIDSVADLDGVVIRLEGMKGRAISRQALAACNVRDRAVLIETGHGKLWGTPAYFEEHPYLTRDAAEYLREEGAHLVALDSLNIDDTRDPHRPVHSILLEAGIPIVENLCNLEQLPAEGFRFSAVPMKLQGMSAFPVRAWAKVTSAVD; this is encoded by the coding sequence ATGACAGACATTACGTCAGTTAAGGATAAGCGGGTACAATTCGATTTCGAAGTGGATTTTTCCAATGGAGGGGGAATTCAAGGACAAGGCTTTCGACTTGACATCGACGGCGATGATATCCCGGACCGCGAGTTAGCGGACTACATCATCAGAGATCTGCGCCTGCTTATGGTGGAAGAGGTGCGGATTCTTAACAAACAGATTATCCAAGAACGCCATAAGCGCAAGGCGACAACCGCAAGCTCAACCGGGCAACGACCGAACCTGATTGATCTCAGCCACACGATTGTGAGCGGTATGGAAACTTATCCGGGCTTTCCGAAACCGCAAGTCTCCGATTATCTGAGCTATGAGGCTTCTGAAGGGCGTTACGCACCCGGAGTGACCTTTCATATTGGACGAGTCGATATGGTTGCCAACTCGGGTACCGCAATTGACAGCCCTGCTCACCGATTTGCCGGGAAGGCGGACGTTGCCGGATTGCCTATCGATTCGGTCGCCGATCTTGATGGCGTTGTCATCCGTCTCGAAGGGATGAAGGGGAGGGCAATTTCACGGCAAGCACTTGCTGCATGTAATGTCCGCGACCGTGCTGTTCTTATCGAGACAGGACATGGGAAATTGTGGGGTACGCCTGCTTATTTTGAGGAACACCCGTATCTTACCCGAGATGCTGCGGAATATTTACGTGAAGAGGGAGCCCATCTCGTCGCACTGGATAGTCTTAACATCGATGACACCCGCGATCCGCATCGTCCCGTTCATTCGATTTTGCTTGAAGCAGGAATTCCGATCGTGGAGAACCTGTGCAACTTGGAGCAACTCCCGGCGGAAGGGTTCCGATTCTCTGCGGTGCCGATGAAGCTTCAAGGTATGAGCGCTTTCCCTGTTCGCGCGTGGGCTAAAGTAACCTCTGCCGTCGACTAG
- a CDS encoding ABC transporter ATP-binding protein: protein MNEVYGKTIIVIEHHTEFIADYCGTVALMDGGRLLWKRPTREALSDVEALTARGIFPPPVTQAAASLGITVGTEGLYPIRMEEAADAFGSAAIADKREPAPPSSLSSSSNDGFAKTTVEFRSVSHAFQTVNRKFKPVLQDITLSLQAGERIALVGNNGAGKSTLMKLMTGITRPKSGAVFVKGTDTRSVWPEKLSDTVSFIYQNPEAMFIDDTIRKDISYFLKARGVPDVEMRVDEVLERFELTHLQHRDGRLLSGGQQRKASLAIGAAMRPAVLLLDEPTSNLDMAARREVQRMLQWLDGYVETVVMASHDMQLVAEWADRIVVMHQGRIARDGDRDDVFLDMALMRRAGLVPPQMLELSHRLNLVPPAYTFAEFIQRHNYTLVPGEERTVGTGPKLSEQNIG from the coding sequence TTGAACGAGGTCTACGGCAAAACGATTATCGTCATTGAGCATCATACCGAGTTCATTGCGGACTATTGCGGAACCGTCGCCCTGATGGACGGCGGGCGGCTGCTGTGGAAGCGGCCGACGCGTGAAGCGTTGTCCGACGTCGAGGCGTTGACGGCGCGGGGCATCTTTCCGCCGCCGGTCACACAAGCCGCGGCGTCGCTCGGCATAACGGTCGGTACGGAAGGTCTTTATCCGATTCGGATGGAAGAGGCTGCGGACGCATTCGGGTCGGCAGCTATTGCGGACAAGAGGGAACCGGCACCGCCTTCGTCGCTGAGTTCATCTAGCAATGACGGCTTTGCAAAGACAACCGTCGAGTTCCGCAGCGTATCCCATGCGTTTCAGACTGTAAACCGGAAGTTCAAACCGGTGCTGCAGGACATCACGCTCAGCTTGCAAGCCGGCGAACGGATCGCGCTGGTCGGCAACAACGGTGCCGGAAAGTCGACGCTGATGAAATTAATGACGGGCATCACCCGGCCCAAAAGCGGAGCGGTATTCGTAAAAGGCACGGATACGCGTTCGGTCTGGCCCGAGAAGTTGAGCGACACGGTTTCTTTCATCTATCAGAATCCGGAAGCCATGTTCATCGACGATACGATCCGCAAGGATATCTCCTACTTCTTGAAGGCGCGGGGCGTACCGGACGTGGAAATGCGCGTCGACGAAGTACTGGAACGGTTCGAACTGACCCATCTGCAGCACCGCGACGGGCGGCTCCTGAGCGGCGGGCAGCAGCGAAAGGCGTCGCTCGCGATTGGAGCGGCAATGCGCCCGGCAGTGCTGCTGCTCGATGAACCAACCTCGAACCTGGACATGGCGGCGCGCCGCGAGGTTCAGCGGATGCTGCAATGGCTGGATGGCTACGTCGAGACGGTCGTTATGGCTTCACACGACATGCAGCTGGTCGCCGAATGGGCGGACCGTATCGTCGTCATGCACCAAGGGCGTATCGCAAGAGACGGCGACCGCGACGACGTGTTCCTTGACATGGCGCTGATGCGCAGAGCCGGTTTAGTGCCGCCGCAGATGCTCGAGTTAAGCCATCGTCTCAACCTCGTTCCGCCGGCATATACATTTGCAGAATTCATTCAGAGGCACAATTACACTCTTGTGCCCGGAGAGGAGCGTACCGTTGGAACTGGTCCGAAGCTTTCTGAACAAAATATCGGTTGA